From Pirellulales bacterium, the proteins below share one genomic window:
- the rtcA gene encoding RNA 3'-terminal phosphate cyclase — protein MLSISGSTGEGGGQILRSALALSMVTGKSVHVEKVRAGRPKPGLLRQHLTAVLAAAKISGAELGGAHLGSRELWFTPGCVQPGDYSFAIGSAGSTTLVLQTILPALLTPDGPSTISFEGGTHNPHAPPFDFLEQAFVPLVNRMGPTVSLALDRYGFYPAGGGRISARIEPVPKLKPLELTERGATRQCMATAIVAGLPSEIGDRELAVVAKELNWPADSLHVRHLPTGHGPGNVLLLTIASDSGTELFTGFGQRGVRAEMVAARVAGQVRDFLAADVPVGPYMADQLLLPLALAGGGSFVTMPLSPHSLTNMEIIQKFLDVRIVAREVRPGVWQVDVTRD, from the coding sequence GTGGCTCAACCGGCGAGGGGGGTGGACAGATCTTGCGGTCGGCGCTCGCGCTGTCGATGGTTACGGGCAAATCGGTGCATGTCGAAAAGGTTCGTGCCGGGCGGCCTAAACCGGGGCTGTTGCGGCAGCATTTGACGGCCGTATTGGCCGCCGCCAAGATTAGCGGCGCAGAACTTGGCGGCGCGCATCTTGGCTCGCGCGAATTGTGGTTCACACCGGGGTGCGTGCAGCCGGGGGATTATTCGTTCGCCATCGGATCGGCCGGCAGCACGACGCTCGTCCTGCAAACGATTCTGCCGGCGCTACTCACGCCGGACGGGCCGTCTACGATCAGTTTTGAAGGCGGCACACATAATCCTCATGCCCCTCCATTCGATTTTCTTGAACAAGCGTTCGTGCCGCTTGTGAATCGGATGGGCCCGACGGTGTCGCTCGCCCTCGATCGCTACGGCTTCTATCCCGCCGGCGGCGGGCGGATTTCCGCGCGGATCGAACCGGTACCGAAACTGAAGCCACTTGAGTTAACCGAACGCGGTGCCACGCGCCAGTGTATGGCCACGGCGATCGTCGCCGGGCTGCCGTCAGAGATCGGCGACCGGGAATTGGCCGTCGTCGCCAAGGAATTGAACTGGCCGGCTGACTCGCTGCACGTTCGCCATCTGCCGACCGGCCATGGACCGGGAAACGTATTGCTGCTGACGATCGCGAGCGATTCGGGCACCGAGTTATTCACCGGATTCGGCCAGCGCGGCGTCCGCGCAGAAATGGTCGCGGCGCGGGTCGCGGGCCAAGTGCGCGATTTTCTGGCGGCTGATGTGCCAGTTGGTCCCTACATGGCCGATCAATTGCTGCTCCCGCTGGCGCTCGCCGGTGGCGGATCGTTCGTTACGATGCCGCTCTCGCCGCACTCGCTCACCAATATGGAAATCATCCAGAAGTTCCTTGATGTGCGAATTGTGGCGCGTGAGGTTCGGCCCGGTGTGTGGCAGGTGGATGTGACGCGAGACTGA